The stretch of DNA GGAGCACTCCTCGCTCCAGTTGGTGATGAGCGTCGACGTGTCGGGCGGGCAGATCGTCCCGGAACCCGGCGCCGAGAGCACCTCGTTCCTGCCGGTCACCGACTCCAGGTGCCCCGACAGCGGGACGTTGACGGCGTACGCGCCGGGGTGGTCGGACCGGATCGACACGTCCGCACCCCAGCCGATGTGCGTGATCTTCACCGGGCCCAGCTCCACGGCCTCCGCGACCGTATTGGTCGCCTTCGACCTGCTCAGCGGCGTGAGGGTGTGCGGGAAGTACACGTCCGACACGACGTGCGATGCCTCGTCCCAATCCTCGGGGCGGGAAATCTTCGACGTGGCCGACATGGCACCAGTGTGACCGCGCACACTCCGCAATGCAATCGAGGCCCCCGCCCCAACTCGCCGCGCAAAGCGGATCACCTCCGCGCTCAGCGGATCGACGCCCCGTTCCCCCGGTCGTACGTTCGTCCGTACCTCAACAGCGCCCGGACAGGAAGGGAGGCTCCGAACATGGAGCAGCGCGAACTCCGGAACATTTTCGGGCAGTTTGCCAGCGGAGTCACGGTCATCACGTGCGCCAACTCCGAGGGCCTGCCGCACGGGGCGACGGTCACCGCCTTCACCGCCGTCTCGATCGAGCCGAGACTGTGCCAGGTCACCCTGACCCGAAAGTCGAAGGCCTGCAACTACTTGAGCAAGTCGCCGTTCGCCGTCAACATCCTCGCCGCGGACCAGGTGGACACCGCGATGCATTTCGCCGGGCGCCCGCAGAATCCCGAACCCGTGTGGGCCGACGGACCGACCGCCCCGATCATCTGCGGCGCCGCCGCCACGCTGTCCTGCGAGCCGTGGGCGGAGTACGACGGCGGCGACCACATCATCTTCATCGGTGAGATCGTCGCCGCCGAATCCAGCGGCAAGGATCCGCTGCTGTTCTACCGGAGCACCTTCCACGCTCTCGGCTCGCCGTCCGCGTCGGCCGCGTGGAACGGATCGATGGACGATCCGCACAACGGGTGGTTCGACTCCAGCACCTCCTTCACCCCGTTCCACCTCCAGCCCACCCACTGATCCGAAAGGACTTCCGACATGACCACCACCGAAAGCGCACCCGAGACCGCGCTCGACCCGACGAAGGTCAACCCCGCCGCGGACTGTGAGGCCAACCGCACCGCGAACTTCGCCACCCGCCCGATGACCGGCGACGAGTACATCGAGTCGCTGCGCGACGACCGCGAGATCTGGTTGCACGGCGAGCGTGTCGAGGACGTCACCACGCATCCGGCGTTCCGCAACCCGATCCGGATGACCGCCCGCCTCTACGACTCGATGCACACCGGTGAGCACGTCGAGAAGGTCACCACCTCCACCGACACCGGCAACGGCGGCGTGACGATGCCGTTCTTCAAGGCACCGAAGTCCTCCGACGACCTGCTGAAGGAACGCGACGCCATCGCCACCTGGGCGCGGATGACGTATGGCTGGATGGGCCGCAGCCCCGACTACAAGGCGTCCTTCCTCGGCACCCTGCACGCGAACAAGGAGCTGTACTCGCCGTTCCAGGACAACGCCGAACGCTGGTACAAGGAATCGCAGGAGAAGGTCCTGTACTGGAACCACGCGATCATCAACCCGCCCGTCGACCGCCAGCTGCCGCCGGACGAGGTCGGCGACGTGTTCATGAAGGTGGAGAAGGAAACCGACGCCGGCCTCATCGTCTCCGGCGCCAAGGTCGTCGCCACCGGATCGGCGATCACCAACTACAACTTCATCGCGCACTACGGGCTGCCGATCAAGAAGAAGGAATTCGCCCTCATCTGCACCGTCCCGATGGACGCGCCGGGCGTGAAACTGATCTGCCGGTCTTCATTCACCCAGAACGCGGCCGTCATGGGCACCCCGTTCGACTACCCCCTGTCGAGCCGGATGGACGAGAACGACACCATCTTCATCTTCGACAAGGTGCTCGTGCCGTGGGAGAACGTCTTCATGTACGGCGACGTGGACAAGATCAACGGCTTCTTCCCGCAGTCGGGTTTCCTGCCCCGCTTCACGTTCCAGGGCTGCACCCGTCTCGCGGTGAAGCTCGACTTCATCGCCGGCATGCTGATGAAGGCGCTCGACGCCACCGGGGCGGGCGGTTTCCGCGGTGTGCAGACCCGCGTCGGTGAAGTGATCGGCTGGCGAAACCTGTTCTGGTCACTCACCGAATCCATGGCACGCAACCCCGAACCGTGGATCGGCGACACCGTCATCCCCAAGCTCGAATACGGTCTCACGTACCGCATGTTCATGATCCAGGGCTACCCGCGGATCAAGGAGATCATCGAACAGGACGTCGCGTCCGGACTGATCTACCTGCCCTCGAGCGCCCGCGACTTCAAGAGCCCCGACGTGCGCCCGTACCTCGACAAGTACGTCCGCGGCTCCGACGGCATGACCGCCGTCGAACGCGTCAAGATCATGAAGGCGCTGTGGGATTCGATCGGCAGCGAGTTCGGTGGCCGCCACGAACTGTACGAGCGCAACTACTCCGGCAACCACGAAAACGTCAAGGCCGAACTGCTGTTCGCCGCCGAGAACCGTGGCGACGTCGCCTCCATGAAGGGCTTCGCCGAGCAGTGCCTGTCCGAGTACGACCTCGACGGCTGGACGGTGCCCGACCTGGTCGGCAACGACGACGTCTCGTACTTCGGTAACAAGTAGTCACATACGCGCACTCCCCGTCAGAAGCGAATCAGCTCTGACGGGGATTTGCCGTACCTCCGGCGGTAGGCCGCGGAGAACCGGCCCGCGTGCGTGAAACCCCACCGCGCAGCGACTTCGGAGACGGTGACACTCGAACCCCGCGCCTTCAGGTCGTCATGGGCGCGACTCAGCCGGATGTCGAGGAGGCACTCGGACGGGCTGCGCCCGACATACTGACGGAACCCCTCCTGCAACCGGCGGACACTGGTACCCGCCAACTCGGCCATGTCGGCCGCGGTCCAGGCACGGGCCGGGTCGTCGTGGAGTCCGTCGAGGACCCGTTTGACGATCCGCGGTCGCGGGGCGCTCGGGCAGGTCTCGCCGTCCGGGGTGACGGCGAGGACGAACGCCGACGTGATCGCGCCGGCGAGTTGCGGGCCGACCACCGGGTTCGCGAGGAGGTCGGCCGGCTCCCGCAGTTGCGCGGTCAGTGAGCGCACCAGGCGGAACCAGCTGTTTTCCGCAGCACCGGTGAGATCGAGCTGCGCCGGGAGAGACAACCCGGGCCGCAAGTCGGAGCCGAGGATCCGGTCGGCCTCCTGCTCGAGGTAATCGCCGTCGAACTTCACGCCGAGCACCGAGCAATCGCCGCTCCACCGGGTGATCAGGGTCGGCTCGTCCGCCCGGAAGACGGTCGCCTGCCCCGGACGCGACACCACCGTGCCGCCCGGCGAACAGGACTCCAGCGAACCGGACAGCGGGATGTTGACCTCGTACGCGCCCGGATAGTCGCATTCGATCGACACGTCCGCGCCCCAGCCGAGCCTGCCGAGGGTGACGGGACCGAAGTCGACGGTCCGCATCGACAAGGTCATCGCACCGCCCGACGACAGGTCGGTCAGCGTATGCGGAAAATACGCACCGGCCACCGCTCTCGACGCCGCATCCCAGTCCCGGGTCTCGGTGATCGTCGATGCCATCGTCATGCACCTGCCTCGCTGAAGAATCTCTTCCGACCCATTCAAGCTGCGCCGGGACTCCGAGTCGAGGATAACTGAGATGCCGGTCACAACTTGTCGCGCACATCGTCCAGACCCCGCGCAGATCGGCTAGACGGCCCGCCGGCCTGCGCAATACGTTCTCCCCCACACGCCACGGCCACGAAAGCTGTTTCGGAAGAGGAGAATTGACATGACCGCCACGCTGTCCTGGATCGACGAGATCACGATGACGGAACTCGAGCGCAACCCGTACCCGGTCTACGAACGGCTGCGCGCCGAGGCACCGCTGGCGTACGTCCCGGTCCTCGGTTCGTTCGTCGCGACCACCGCCGACCTGTGCCGCACCATAGCCAACAGCCCCGACTTCGAGGGGATCATCACGAAGGCCGGCGGACGCACGTTCGGCCACCCGGCGGTGATCGGGGTCAACGGTGAGATCCATCGCGACCTCCGGTCGATGGTCGACCCCGCGCTGCAACCGTCGGAGGTGGATCGGTGGGTCGACGGACTCGTCCGGCCCATCGCGCGACGCTACGTGGAACAGTTCGAGAACGACGGAAAGGCCGATCTGGTGTCGCAGTACTGCGAGCCGGTCAGTGTGCGCGCGCTCGGTGATCTGCTGGGCCTGAACGACGTCAGCTCGGACACGTTGCGCGACTGGTTCCACCGGCTGTCCAACTCCTTCACCAACGCGGGCGTCGACGCGAACGGAGAATTCACGAACCCGGAAGGGTTCGTGCAGGGCGACGAGGCGAAGGCCGAGATCCGCGCGGTCGTCGATCCGCTCATCGACAAGTGGATCGTCGACCCCGACGACAGCGCCATCTCGCACTGGCTGCACGACGGCATGCCCGAGGGGCAGGTCCGCGACCGCGAGTACATCTACCCCACCCTGTTCGTCTACCTGCTGGGCGC from Rhodococcus opacus B4 encodes:
- a CDS encoding AraC family transcriptional regulator, whose amino-acid sequence is MTMASTITETRDWDAASRAVAGAYFPHTLTDLSSGGAMTLSMRTVDFGPVTLGRLGWGADVSIECDYPGAYEVNIPLSGSLESCSPGGTVVSRPGQATVFRADEPTLITRWSGDCSVLGVKFDGDYLEQEADRILGSDLRPGLSLPAQLDLTGAAENSWFRLVRSLTAQLREPADLLANPVVGPQLAGAITSAFVLAVTPDGETCPSAPRPRIVKRVLDGLHDDPARAWTAADMAELAGTSVRRLQEGFRQYVGRSPSECLLDIRLSRAHDDLKARGSSVTVSEVAARWGFTHAGRFSAAYRRRYGKSPSELIRF
- a CDS encoding 4-hydroxyphenylacetate 3-hydroxylase family protein, encoding MTTTESAPETALDPTKVNPAADCEANRTANFATRPMTGDEYIESLRDDREIWLHGERVEDVTTHPAFRNPIRMTARLYDSMHTGEHVEKVTTSTDTGNGGVTMPFFKAPKSSDDLLKERDAIATWARMTYGWMGRSPDYKASFLGTLHANKELYSPFQDNAERWYKESQEKVLYWNHAIINPPVDRQLPPDEVGDVFMKVEKETDAGLIVSGAKVVATGSAITNYNFIAHYGLPIKKKEFALICTVPMDAPGVKLICRSSFTQNAAVMGTPFDYPLSSRMDENDTIFIFDKVLVPWENVFMYGDVDKINGFFPQSGFLPRFTFQGCTRLAVKLDFIAGMLMKALDATGAGGFRGVQTRVGEVIGWRNLFWSLTESMARNPEPWIGDTVIPKLEYGLTYRMFMIQGYPRIKEIIEQDVASGLIYLPSSARDFKSPDVRPYLDKYVRGSDGMTAVERVKIMKALWDSIGSEFGGRHELYERNYSGNHENVKAELLFAAENRGDVASMKGFAEQCLSEYDLDGWTVPDLVGNDDVSYFGNK
- a CDS encoding cytochrome P450; this encodes MTATLSWIDEITMTELERNPYPVYERLRAEAPLAYVPVLGSFVATTADLCRTIANSPDFEGIITKAGGRTFGHPAVIGVNGEIHRDLRSMVDPALQPSEVDRWVDGLVRPIARRYVEQFENDGKADLVSQYCEPVSVRALGDLLGLNDVSSDTLRDWFHRLSNSFTNAGVDANGEFTNPEGFVQGDEAKAEIRAVVDPLIDKWIVDPDDSAISHWLHDGMPEGQVRDREYIYPTLFVYLLGAMQEPGHGMASTLVGLFTRPEQLEAVVDEPALIPRAISEGMRWTSPIWSATARISTRDVTLGDVFLPEGSVVLLSYGSANHDTAVYDAPTDYDMTRPPLPHLAFGSGNHACAGIYFANHVCRIGLEELFEAIPNLERDAGADVEFWGWGFRGPTALRTTWEV
- a CDS encoding flavin reductase family protein, translated to MEQRELRNIFGQFASGVTVITCANSEGLPHGATVTAFTAVSIEPRLCQVTLTRKSKACNYLSKSPFAVNILAADQVDTAMHFAGRPQNPEPVWADGPTAPIICGAAATLSCEPWAEYDGGDHIIFIGEIVAAESSGKDPLLFYRSTFHALGSPSASAAWNGSMDDPHNGWFDSSTSFTPFHLQPTH